In Mycolicibacterium mucogenicum DSM 44124, the following are encoded in one genomic region:
- a CDS encoding metal-dependent hydrolase family protein — MTALTVLRAARWADVNTGEVRSPAVVVVEGDRIKAVNPVEPVPDSATVIDLGDVTLLPGLMDMELNLLIGGPGGPEGLPSPMHGVQDDPAYRTLRGAVNARTTLDAGFTTVRNLGLMVKTGGYLLDVALMRAIEQGWHVGPRIYPAGHAVTPYGGHLDPTVFQRLAPGIMPLSVGEGIANGVDEVRACVRYQVRHGAKLIKVSASGGVMSHSTAPGAQQYSDDEFAAIADEAHRAGVRVAAHAVGDSAIRACIRAGIDCIEHGFLASDDTIKLMADTGTFLVSTTYLTEAMAIDRIAPELRKKAEVVFPQAQAMLPKAIAAGVRIACGTDAPAVPHGQNAKELCALVSRGMTPMQAIRAATVTSAELIDADDELGRLAPGYLADIVAVPGDVSSDIASTLDVRFVMKAGQIYKQVDGGA; from the coding sequence ATGACGGCACTCACTGTCCTGCGGGCCGCCCGCTGGGCCGATGTAAACACCGGCGAAGTTCGGTCGCCTGCCGTCGTCGTGGTCGAGGGCGACCGCATCAAGGCCGTCAATCCGGTTGAACCCGTGCCGGATTCGGCCACCGTCATCGATCTCGGCGATGTGACGCTACTGCCCGGCTTGATGGACATGGAGCTCAACCTGCTCATCGGTGGACCCGGTGGGCCGGAAGGGCTGCCCAGTCCGATGCACGGCGTGCAGGACGATCCGGCGTATCGGACACTGCGCGGCGCCGTCAACGCCCGCACCACGCTGGACGCCGGGTTCACCACCGTGCGCAACCTCGGGCTGATGGTCAAGACCGGCGGCTACCTGCTGGACGTCGCTCTCATGCGGGCGATCGAGCAGGGCTGGCACGTCGGGCCCCGGATCTACCCGGCCGGGCACGCCGTGACGCCGTACGGAGGTCACCTCGATCCGACGGTGTTCCAGCGCCTGGCGCCGGGCATCATGCCGCTGTCCGTCGGGGAGGGCATCGCCAACGGCGTCGACGAGGTCCGCGCCTGCGTGCGCTATCAGGTCCGGCACGGCGCCAAGCTGATCAAGGTGTCGGCTTCCGGTGGCGTGATGTCGCACAGCACGGCTCCGGGTGCCCAGCAGTATTCCGACGACGAGTTCGCCGCGATCGCCGACGAGGCGCACCGCGCCGGCGTGCGGGTGGCCGCACACGCGGTGGGGGACAGCGCTATTCGGGCCTGCATTCGCGCCGGCATCGACTGCATCGAACACGGCTTCCTGGCGAGCGACGACACCATCAAGCTGATGGCCGACACGGGCACATTCCTGGTGTCGACGACCTACCTCACCGAGGCGATGGCGATCGACCGCATCGCGCCCGAGCTGCGCAAGAAAGCCGAGGTCGTGTTTCCGCAGGCACAGGCGATGTTGCCCAAGGCCATCGCGGCCGGAGTGCGCATCGCCTGCGGAACCGATGCGCCGGCAGTGCCGCACGGGCAGAACGCGAAAGAGCTCTGCGCGCTCGTCTCGCGCGGCATGACGCCGATGCAGGCCATCCGGGCCGCGACCGTCACGAGCGCCGAACTCATCGACGCCGACGACGAACTCGGGCGCCTCGCCCCCGGCTACCTTGCGGACATCGTGGCCGTGCCCGGGGACGTATCCAGCGATATCGCCAGTACGCTGGACGTGCGCTTCGTGATGAAAGCGGGGCAGATCTACAAGCAGGTCGATGGAGGTGCGTAG
- a CDS encoding TetR/AcrR family transcriptional regulator — protein MTEPRPYAALFAKGDDRKARILEVAQRLLARNGWRSTSLAQIAREAGVTPAGLLHHFESKEQLLHAVLDARDADDDAHADRSGDLIEELMTVPERFERSPELVGTFAVLLIENILPDAPLHDRMLLRYQAALRILGDGIREAQEAGRYRSDMDPAIKAVQILAFVNGMETLWLLDPSMPVTDVFKDYVESLRRELAPTVP, from the coding sequence GTGACGGAGCCCCGGCCTTACGCCGCACTCTTCGCCAAGGGTGACGATCGTAAGGCTCGGATCCTCGAGGTCGCGCAACGCCTACTTGCCCGAAATGGCTGGCGCAGTACCTCTTTGGCGCAGATCGCCCGCGAGGCGGGAGTAACGCCGGCGGGGCTGCTGCATCACTTCGAATCCAAGGAGCAACTGCTGCATGCAGTGCTCGACGCCCGCGACGCCGACGACGACGCCCATGCCGACCGCAGTGGCGACCTGATCGAAGAGCTCATGACGGTACCCGAGCGGTTCGAGCGATCACCCGAACTCGTGGGCACGTTCGCCGTGCTGCTGATCGAAAACATCCTGCCCGACGCCCCGCTGCACGACCGCATGCTGCTGCGCTACCAGGCCGCGCTGAGAATCCTCGGCGACGGCATCCGGGAAGCCCAGGAAGCGGGCCGATATCGCAGCGACATGGACCCCGCCATCAAGGCGGTACAGATTTTGGCCTTTGTCAACGGAATGGAGACATTGTGGTTGCTCGATCCTTCGATGCCCGTGACGGACGTGTTCAAGGACTACGTCGAGTCATTACGCCGGGAGCTCGCCCCGACAGTCCCCTGA
- a CDS encoding NADPH:quinone oxidoreductase family protein — translation MKAVVCPEYGPPEVVRIDDVPPPTLSAGQVRVRVHVAAVNFPDVLFIADRYQVSVPVPFVPGSEFAGVVTEVADAAAGFAVGDRVSGAALYGAFAEEVVAPIHGLTRIPDGVDDRTAAAYGVAHGTAYHALRSAAQVGPGQNLVVLGAGGGVGLASVQLGVLLGATVTAVASSEEKLSTAASYGAAHLVNHRCPDLRGALRDVVPDGAHAVIDPVGGDASEPALRSLRPGGRFVTVGFASGVIPRIPLNLVLIKGAHVIGFQLRDIPADEFDRNRTELAELLAGGQVVPHVGAVYRLEDTAQALRLVADGKAVGKVLIDVG, via the coding sequence GTGAAGGCCGTCGTCTGCCCCGAATACGGCCCGCCGGAAGTGGTCCGGATCGACGACGTGCCGCCGCCCACGCTGTCCGCGGGACAGGTCCGGGTCCGGGTGCACGTCGCCGCGGTGAACTTTCCCGACGTGCTGTTCATCGCCGATCGATATCAGGTGAGTGTGCCCGTGCCATTCGTGCCCGGTAGTGAGTTCGCCGGCGTCGTCACCGAAGTCGCCGATGCCGCAGCCGGTTTCGCGGTGGGTGACAGGGTGTCCGGCGCGGCGCTGTACGGCGCGTTCGCCGAGGAGGTGGTGGCGCCCATCCACGGCCTGACCCGAATCCCCGACGGCGTCGACGACCGGACGGCCGCCGCATACGGCGTCGCCCACGGCACCGCCTACCACGCGTTGCGGTCGGCGGCGCAGGTCGGCCCCGGCCAAAACCTGGTGGTGCTGGGCGCCGGCGGCGGCGTCGGGTTGGCGTCGGTGCAACTGGGTGTCCTGCTGGGTGCGACGGTCACCGCCGTGGCATCGTCGGAGGAAAAGCTCTCCACCGCAGCGTCATACGGCGCCGCCCACCTCGTGAACCACCGTTGCCCCGACCTGCGTGGCGCCCTGCGCGACGTCGTCCCCGATGGAGCGCACGCGGTCATCGACCCGGTTGGTGGCGACGCCTCCGAACCGGCGCTGCGGTCCCTGCGGCCCGGCGGGCGCTTCGTCACCGTCGGCTTCGCCTCGGGCGTCATCCCCCGCATCCCGCTGAACCTCGTCCTCATCAAGGGCGCACATGTCATCGGGTTCCAGCTCCGCGACATTCCAGCCGACGAATTCGACCGCAACCGAACGGAACTCGCCGAACTACTGGCCGGCGGCCAGGTGGTGCCCCACGTCGGCGCCGTCTACCGACTCGAGGACACTGCGCAGGCCCTCCGCCTGGTTGCCGACGGCAAGGCCGTCGGCAAGGTCCTCATCGACGTCGGTTAG
- a CDS encoding TetR/AcrR family transcriptional regulator produces the protein MVERWTRERRLEHTRSLLLDAAEDVFAEKGFTPATLDEIASVAGYTKGAIYKHFATKEDLFLAVNDRYWRQYFDKFTEVMSRSERVGAHERDEIAERWLELSRGRGAEHAALGYEFTLYLLRNPEVRDRVAARRSEVVEALAGFIVEGVDRLGGTLLIPASTFAQILLATSDAIVLSNELDGVDLFRPVVDMYVSAIKFA, from the coding sequence ATGGTGGAGCGTTGGACGCGGGAGCGGCGACTGGAACACACGCGTTCGCTGCTGCTGGATGCAGCTGAGGATGTCTTCGCTGAAAAGGGCTTCACGCCAGCGACTCTCGACGAGATCGCATCCGTCGCCGGCTACACCAAGGGCGCCATCTACAAGCATTTCGCCACCAAGGAAGACCTGTTCCTCGCGGTCAATGACCGCTACTGGCGCCAGTACTTCGACAAATTCACCGAAGTGATGTCGCGGTCGGAGCGCGTCGGGGCGCATGAGCGGGATGAGATCGCCGAGCGCTGGCTCGAGCTGAGTCGTGGCCGCGGCGCCGAACACGCTGCGCTGGGTTACGAGTTCACGCTCTATCTGCTGCGCAACCCTGAAGTGCGAGACCGTGTGGCGGCCAGGCGATCCGAGGTCGTCGAGGCATTGGCGGGTTTCATCGTCGAGGGCGTCGACCGGCTGGGCGGGACGCTGCTGATACCCGCGTCGACGTTCGCGCAGATTCTGCTGGCCACCAGCGATGCCATCGTCTTGAGCAATGAGCTCGACGGCGTCGACCTGTTCCGGCCGGTCGTCGACATGTACGTCTCGGCGATCAAGTTCGCCTGA
- a CDS encoding CbbQ/NirQ/NorQ/GpvN family protein: MLNHTSAAVRPVPSAPFYRAVGDEVEVFHAAARRGLPVLLKGPTGCGKTRFVEAMAHELGRDLITVAGHEDMTSADLVGRFLLKGGETVWVDGPLTRAVREGAICYLDEIVEARQDTTVVIHPLADHRRELPVDRLGVTLPAAPGFQLVISYNPGYQSVLKNIKESTRQRFVAIELDFPPAAAETEIVMHEAGIDTETARSLVKFGNAIRNLDGSPLREVASTRMLILAGELVAEGLSIRSAVQSAVVKVLSDDHDIVRALGELADAVLPRS, encoded by the coding sequence GTGTTGAACCACACTTCCGCAGCTGTCAGACCGGTGCCGAGCGCACCCTTCTACCGCGCCGTCGGCGACGAGGTGGAGGTCTTCCACGCGGCAGCCCGCCGGGGTCTGCCGGTACTGCTGAAAGGCCCGACGGGGTGCGGAAAGACGCGCTTCGTCGAGGCGATGGCACACGAACTCGGGCGCGACCTCATCACCGTCGCCGGCCATGAGGACATGACGTCTGCGGACCTCGTCGGCCGATTCCTGCTGAAGGGCGGTGAAACCGTCTGGGTGGACGGACCTTTGACGCGTGCGGTGCGCGAGGGCGCCATCTGCTACCTCGACGAGATCGTGGAGGCACGTCAGGACACCACCGTCGTCATCCACCCCCTGGCCGACCACCGGCGGGAGTTGCCTGTCGACCGCCTCGGCGTCACGTTGCCCGCAGCACCGGGTTTCCAGCTCGTCATCTCCTACAACCCCGGCTATCAGAGCGTCCTGAAGAACATCAAGGAATCCACGCGGCAGCGGTTCGTCGCCATCGAACTCGACTTCCCACCGGCCGCGGCCGAGACGGAAATCGTGATGCACGAGGCCGGCATCGATACCGAAACCGCCCGCAGCTTGGTCAAATTCGGCAACGCGATCCGCAACCTCGATGGCTCACCGCTTCGTGAAGTGGCATCCACCCGCATGCTGATCCTTGCCGGCGAACTCGTCGCCGAAGGACTGAGCATCCGCAGCGCCGTGCAGTCTGCTGTCGTCAAGGTGCTCTCCGACGATCACGACATCGTCCGCGCGCTGGGCGAGCTCGCGGACGCCGTCCTCCCGCGGTCGTGA
- a CDS encoding acyl-CoA dehydrogenase family protein produces the protein MRRDLFTEDHEAFRKLVRDFVAKEVEPYFADWEKAGQMPRSIFEQMGALGMLGMAIPEEYGGSGLPDYRYNVVLQEEAARALVTLSTVRTQLDVILPYFLHYANDEQRARWFPGLADGTLLTAIAMTEPGTGSDLAGVRTTAVRDGDSYVLNGAKTFITGGLLADLVIVVARTSTDPENRRRGLSLVVVEDGMPGFEKGRVLDKMGCKEQDTVELAFTDVRVPAANLLGEEGEAFGYLGHNLPQERMTVAVGSVCQARAAVATTIDYVKERKAFGTPVASFQNTKFELAAMSAEIEAAQTMVDKAVVELNAGELSGADAARVKLFCTEVQARVVDRCVQLFGGYGYMLEYPITRLYMNARVARIYAGTSEVMKLIIAKSLGL, from the coding sequence ATGCGCCGCGACCTGTTCACCGAAGACCACGAGGCCTTCCGGAAGTTGGTCCGCGACTTCGTTGCCAAGGAGGTCGAGCCGTACTTTGCCGATTGGGAGAAGGCCGGCCAGATGCCCCGTTCGATCTTCGAGCAGATGGGCGCATTGGGCATGCTCGGGATGGCGATTCCGGAGGAGTATGGCGGCTCCGGACTGCCGGACTACCGCTACAACGTGGTGCTGCAAGAAGAGGCGGCGCGCGCCCTGGTGACGCTGTCGACGGTCCGCACGCAGCTCGACGTGATCCTGCCGTACTTCCTGCACTATGCCAACGACGAACAGCGTGCCCGCTGGTTTCCCGGGCTCGCTGACGGCACGCTGCTGACGGCCATCGCGATGACCGAGCCCGGGACGGGCTCCGACCTCGCCGGAGTGCGCACCACCGCGGTCCGCGACGGCGACAGCTATGTCCTCAACGGTGCCAAGACTTTCATCACGGGCGGGCTGCTGGCCGATCTGGTGATCGTGGTGGCCCGCACGTCGACCGATCCGGAGAACCGCCGGCGCGGCCTGTCTCTCGTCGTCGTGGAGGACGGTATGCCGGGCTTCGAGAAGGGCCGGGTTCTGGACAAGATGGGCTGCAAGGAGCAGGACACCGTCGAACTCGCCTTCACCGATGTGCGGGTGCCCGCCGCGAATCTGCTGGGGGAGGAGGGCGAGGCGTTCGGCTACCTCGGCCACAACCTGCCGCAGGAGCGGATGACCGTCGCTGTCGGGTCCGTGTGCCAGGCACGCGCGGCGGTGGCGACGACCATCGATTACGTCAAGGAGCGCAAGGCATTCGGGACGCCTGTCGCATCGTTCCAGAACACCAAGTTCGAACTCGCCGCCATGTCGGCCGAGATCGAGGCGGCCCAGACCATGGTCGACAAGGCCGTCGTCGAGCTGAACGCGGGTGAGTTGTCCGGCGCTGACGCGGCGCGCGTGAAGCTGTTCTGCACCGAGGTCCAAGCTCGCGTGGTCGACCGCTGCGTCCAGTTGTTCGGCGGCTACGGCTACATGCTCGAGTATCCGATCACGCGGCTCTACATGAACGCCCGCGTGGCGCGGATCTACGCGGGTACGAGTGAGGTCATGAAGCTGATCATCGCCAAATCGCTGGGTCTGTAG
- a CDS encoding spirocyclase AveC family protein: MSDLSQKKAVVTEPLSGAALAAPSRITPVRIWAAVGGAILVFQLYVWTRWVTGPNFERVPAGPSDPPTYMKAILFTWTGVIIVGLPVALWWFIIRPWRRERRITLDGMLLIACGLLFFQDPLLNYVNTWSTYNTWMWNRGSWVQDVPGWMSFGEPGRMMAEPFLMNAPGYCFVLLCTMLGCWVMRKAKAKWPTINTLGLIGVVIVWTFFFDFVIEGLFLMPMGLFTYPGAIRALSVNPGTYYQWPIYEGLMWGGVQAGLCCLRYFTDDRGRTFVERGLDTVRGGFVTQQITRFLAIFAACSAFFFVLYNLPAQWFAMHQDPWPEDLLKRSYFLMGVCGDGTDRACPDPSIPIPLQNSSYVNIHGQLVTPDGVTIPKVVPVEKGK; the protein is encoded by the coding sequence ATGAGTGACCTGTCGCAGAAGAAGGCGGTTGTCACCGAACCGCTCAGCGGAGCAGCACTGGCCGCGCCGTCGCGGATCACGCCCGTACGCATCTGGGCCGCGGTCGGTGGCGCGATCCTGGTATTCCAGCTCTACGTCTGGACCCGCTGGGTGACGGGACCGAACTTCGAGCGGGTTCCCGCCGGTCCGAGCGATCCACCGACGTACATGAAGGCCATCCTGTTCACCTGGACCGGCGTGATCATCGTTGGGCTGCCAGTTGCGTTGTGGTGGTTCATCATCCGGCCCTGGCGGCGCGAGCGGCGCATCACCCTCGACGGCATGCTGTTGATCGCGTGCGGCCTGTTGTTCTTCCAGGACCCGCTGCTGAACTACGTCAACACCTGGAGCACCTACAACACCTGGATGTGGAACCGCGGCTCGTGGGTGCAGGACGTCCCCGGCTGGATGTCGTTCGGCGAGCCCGGCCGCATGATGGCCGAACCGTTCCTGATGAATGCACCCGGCTACTGCTTCGTCCTGCTGTGCACGATGCTGGGCTGCTGGGTGATGCGCAAGGCAAAGGCGAAGTGGCCCACCATCAACACCCTCGGCCTCATCGGCGTCGTCATCGTGTGGACATTCTTCTTCGACTTCGTCATCGAGGGCCTGTTCCTCATGCCGATGGGGCTGTTCACCTATCCCGGCGCCATCAGGGCCCTGTCGGTCAATCCCGGGACCTACTACCAGTGGCCGATCTATGAGGGGCTGATGTGGGGCGGCGTGCAGGCGGGCCTGTGCTGCCTGCGCTACTTCACCGACGACCGCGGCCGCACCTTCGTCGAGCGCGGGCTCGACACCGTCCGCGGTGGCTTTGTCACACAACAGATCACGCGTTTCCTGGCGATCTTCGCGGCCTGCAGCGCGTTCTTCTTCGTGCTGTACAACCTGCCCGCCCAATGGTTCGCCATGCACCAGGACCCGTGGCCCGAGGATCTGCTGAAGCGCTCGTACTTCTTGATGGGGGTGTGCGGCGACGGCACCGACCGGGCCTGTCCCGACCCCTCGATCCCGATCCCGCTGCAGAACTCGAGCTACGTCAACATCCACGGCCAGTTGGTGACGCCGGACGGCGTCACCATTCCGAAAGTCGTTCCTGTCGAGAAGGGCAAATGA
- a CDS encoding MarR family winged helix-turn-helix transcriptional regulator, translating into MDLDENLLWHLKQAFYFSLTSVNEAVSSHGVSTAQIGVLRQLANEPGLSGADLARRLLITPQGVQLALKALEDRGLVQRKPDPQHARILQAFLTEQGRKTAAAVVSDAVEAHEAVFGVLTAEEQETLKRLLTRVVEQGTGHKLIDDHVGD; encoded by the coding sequence GTGGACCTGGACGAGAACCTCCTCTGGCATCTCAAGCAGGCGTTCTACTTCTCACTGACATCAGTGAACGAAGCCGTCAGTAGTCACGGCGTCAGTACCGCGCAGATCGGTGTGCTGCGCCAACTCGCCAATGAGCCGGGACTGTCCGGCGCCGACCTGGCGCGCCGGCTGCTCATCACCCCGCAGGGTGTGCAGTTGGCGCTCAAGGCGCTCGAGGATCGCGGGCTGGTGCAACGCAAGCCGGATCCGCAGCATGCCCGCATCCTCCAGGCCTTCCTGACCGAGCAGGGACGCAAGACCGCTGCCGCGGTCGTCAGCGACGCAGTCGAGGCGCACGAAGCGGTGTTCGGTGTGCTCACCGCCGAGGAGCAGGAGACCCTCAAGCGGCTGCTCACACGCGTCGTCGAGCAGGGCACCGGACACAAGTTGATCGACGATCACGTCGGCGACTGA
- a CDS encoding phosphotransferase family protein yields the protein MSGVFVIDVARLADWLDRSELPGAGEPLQADYLSGGTQNVIYRITRGDHTCVLRMPPSEAPADRDKGILREWRIIEALDGTDVPHTAAVGVCEDASVLGRPFYLMGYVDGWSPMDRHGVWPDPFGEDIEARAGLSYQLAEGIALLSKVDWKAKGLHDLGRPDGFHERQVDRWISFFERIKGREIDGLDVTTEWLRNHRPLDFIPGLMHGDYQFANVMYRHGAPATMAAIVDWEMGTVGDPKLDLGWMVQSWPENTRGAEVGEATDSTGMNYVDMRGMPSRTAVVDHYAKVSGRQVDDLDYYLVLAKWKLAIVLEQGFQRAGDNEKLLAYGPVITALMREAAELAESSDYR from the coding sequence ATGAGTGGGGTATTTGTGATCGACGTTGCGCGCCTTGCCGATTGGCTGGACCGGTCGGAACTACCCGGCGCCGGCGAACCCCTCCAAGCCGACTACCTGTCCGGCGGCACCCAGAACGTCATCTACCGGATCACCCGCGGCGACCACACGTGTGTGCTCCGCATGCCGCCATCGGAGGCGCCCGCCGACCGCGACAAGGGCATCCTGCGCGAATGGCGCATCATCGAAGCCCTCGATGGGACCGATGTGCCGCACACCGCCGCGGTCGGAGTGTGTGAGGACGCGTCGGTGCTCGGCCGGCCGTTCTACCTGATGGGGTACGTCGACGGTTGGTCACCCATGGACCGGCACGGCGTCTGGCCCGACCCGTTCGGTGAGGACATCGAAGCCCGCGCGGGTTTGTCGTATCAGCTGGCCGAGGGCATCGCGCTACTGTCGAAGGTCGACTGGAAAGCCAAGGGACTGCACGATCTCGGCCGACCCGATGGGTTCCACGAACGCCAGGTCGATCGGTGGATTTCGTTCTTCGAGCGCATCAAAGGCCGCGAGATAGACGGCCTGGACGTCACCACCGAATGGCTGCGCAACCACCGGCCGCTCGACTTCATCCCCGGGCTGATGCACGGCGACTACCAGTTCGCCAACGTGATGTACCGGCACGGCGCACCGGCGACCATGGCCGCGATCGTCGACTGGGAGATGGGCACCGTCGGCGACCCCAAGCTCGATCTGGGCTGGATGGTGCAGAGCTGGCCGGAGAACACGCGAGGAGCAGAAGTTGGAGAAGCCACGGATTCCACCGGAATGAACTACGTCGACATGCGTGGAATGCCCTCGCGTACAGCTGTCGTCGACCACTACGCCAAGGTGTCCGGGCGCCAGGTGGACGATTTGGACTACTACCTGGTGCTGGCCAAGTGGAAGCTGGCGATCGTGCTGGAGCAGGGCTTCCAGCGGGCCGGCGACAACGAAAAGCTGCTTGCCTACGGGCCCGTGATCACCGCCCTGATGCGGGAAGCGGCCGAGCTCGCCGAGTCCAGCGACTACCGGTGA
- a CDS encoding spirocyclase AveC family protein gives MSEMLSKKSTVTESLGGTANLGGSQAPSTPVKIWAFFGGALLLFQIYVWTRWVTGPYFVRVPAGPTDPPTFMKTMLMVNCAFMVVGFPAAVWWFLIRPWLRERRITLDGMLFVSCALFFFQDPLLNYSNTWCTYNMWLWNRGSWTSNIPSWISPESPGHQVGEPLPINMPGYGLVLATVMVGCWAMKKIKQRRPDISNFRLVLATYVFCFFFDFVMEALILLPIGLFVYPGAIRSVSFNAGTYYQWPVYEGLMWGAVMTALCCLRFFTDDRGRTVVERGLDHVRGGVFRQQLVRFLAIFAACSGAFFFFYNVPAQWFGLHADPWPEDVQKRSYFSQSVCDEHTPCPNPVLPIPTKRSGYIDVDGKLVLPPGKEMPKDAPVQVGK, from the coding sequence GTGAGTGAAATGCTGAGCAAGAAATCCACTGTTACCGAGTCGCTGGGCGGAACCGCGAATCTCGGTGGCAGCCAAGCCCCGTCGACTCCCGTCAAGATCTGGGCGTTCTTCGGCGGCGCCCTGCTGCTGTTCCAGATCTACGTCTGGACCCGTTGGGTCACCGGGCCGTATTTCGTCCGGGTACCGGCCGGTCCCACCGACCCGCCCACGTTCATGAAGACCATGCTGATGGTGAACTGCGCCTTCATGGTGGTGGGCTTCCCCGCCGCCGTGTGGTGGTTCCTCATCAGGCCGTGGCTCCGCGAGCGGCGCATCACGCTCGACGGCATGCTCTTCGTGTCGTGTGCCCTCTTCTTCTTCCAGGACCCGCTGCTGAACTACTCCAACACCTGGTGCACCTACAACATGTGGCTCTGGAACCGGGGCTCCTGGACGTCGAACATCCCCAGCTGGATCTCGCCGGAATCACCAGGGCATCAAGTCGGCGAACCGCTCCCCATCAACATGCCCGGCTACGGCCTGGTGCTGGCGACGGTGATGGTCGGCTGCTGGGCAATGAAGAAGATCAAGCAGCGTCGGCCGGATATCAGCAATTTCCGATTGGTCCTGGCGACATACGTTTTCTGCTTCTTCTTCGATTTCGTCATGGAAGCGCTGATCCTGTTGCCGATCGGCCTCTTCGTATATCCCGGCGCGATTCGATCGGTGTCGTTCAACGCCGGCACCTACTACCAATGGCCCGTCTATGAAGGGCTGATGTGGGGCGCCGTCATGACCGCGCTGTGCTGTCTGCGGTTCTTCACCGACGACCGCGGCCGCACCGTCGTCGAACGTGGACTCGACCACGTCCGCGGCGGCGTCTTCCGGCAGCAACTGGTCCGGTTCCTGGCGATCTTCGCCGCCTGCAGCGGCGCGTTCTTCTTCTTCTACAACGTCCCCGCGCAGTGGTTCGGCCTCCACGCCGACCCGTGGCCCGAGGACGTCCAGAAGCGCTCGTACTTCAGCCAGAGCGTCTGCGACGAACACACGCCGTGCCCGAACCCAGTGCTGCCCATACCGACCAAGCGCTCCGGCTATATCGATGTCGACGGCAAGCTCGTGCTGCCGCCGGGCAAGGAGATGCCCAAAGACGCTCCCGTACAGGTCGGTAAGTGA
- a CDS encoding aromatic ring-hydroxylating oxygenase subunit alpha: MARFPKPPEGSWTEHYPRLGTDPVSYEDSISPEQFEIERKAVFKRAWLNVGRVEQLPRKGSYFTKELKVVGTSIIVVRNNAGEVKAFHNICRHRGNKLVWNDMPLEETKGFCKQFTCKYHAWRYDLDGNLTFVQQEGEFFDLDKERYGLVPVHCDVWEGFIFVNFALEPEQSLRDFLGPMILGLEGYPFEKLTSKFTYRSEVKANWKLYMDAFQEFYHAPVLHANQSPTNYSKAAAQAGFEAPHYRIDGPHRLVSTSGVRVWEMGAEMRKPMEDICQSGLFGPWDSPDLGEMPVGLNPAKCDPWGLDSFQLFPNFVVLFWGQGWYLTYHYWPTSYNTHTFECTLYFPPARSPRERIGQELAAVTFKEYGLQDANTLEATQSMIESRTVNEFLLCDQEVLIRHLHHETAAWIEDYQRKTAEV, from the coding sequence ATGGCTCGGTTTCCCAAGCCGCCCGAGGGCAGTTGGACCGAACACTATCCGCGGCTGGGCACCGACCCGGTGTCGTACGAGGACTCGATCAGTCCCGAGCAGTTCGAGATTGAACGCAAGGCGGTGTTCAAGCGGGCGTGGCTGAATGTCGGTCGCGTCGAACAACTTCCGCGCAAGGGCAGCTACTTCACCAAAGAGCTCAAGGTGGTCGGCACCTCGATCATCGTGGTGCGCAACAATGCCGGCGAGGTGAAGGCGTTTCACAACATCTGCCGGCACCGGGGCAACAAGCTGGTGTGGAACGACATGCCGCTGGAGGAGACGAAGGGCTTCTGCAAGCAGTTCACCTGCAAGTACCACGCCTGGCGTTACGACCTCGACGGCAACCTGACGTTCGTGCAGCAGGAGGGTGAGTTCTTCGACCTCGACAAGGAGCGGTACGGCCTGGTGCCCGTGCACTGCGACGTCTGGGAGGGGTTCATCTTCGTCAACTTCGCACTCGAGCCCGAGCAGTCGCTGCGCGACTTCCTCGGCCCGATGATCCTGGGGCTGGAGGGCTATCCGTTCGAGAAGCTGACCTCGAAGTTCACGTATCGCTCTGAGGTCAAAGCGAATTGGAAGCTGTACATGGACGCGTTCCAGGAGTTCTACCACGCGCCCGTGCTGCATGCGAACCAGTCGCCGACCAACTATTCGAAGGCCGCGGCGCAGGCCGGTTTCGAGGCGCCGCACTACCGCATCGACGGACCGCACCGGCTCGTCAGCACTTCCGGGGTGCGGGTGTGGGAGATGGGCGCCGAGATGCGCAAGCCCATGGAGGACATCTGCCAGAGCGGACTGTTCGGGCCGTGGGATTCACCCGACCTGGGGGAGATGCCCGTCGGCCTGAATCCGGCGAAATGCGATCCGTGGGGCCTGGATTCGTTCCAGTTGTTCCCCAACTTCGTCGTGCTGTTCTGGGGGCAGGGCTGGTACCTCACCTACCACTACTGGCCGACGTCGTACAACACCCACACCTTCGAATGCACGCTGTATTTCCCGCCGGCGCGCAGTCCGCGCGAGCGCATCGGACAGGAGCTCGCGGCGGTGACGTTCAAGGAGTACGGCCTGCAGGACGCCAACACATTGGAGGCCACGCAGTCGATGATCGAGTCCCGCACCGTCAACGAATTCCTGCTGTGTGACCAGGAGGTGCTGATCCGCCACCTGCACCACGAGACCGCCGCCTGGATCGAGGACTACCAGCGCAAGACGGCGGAGGTGTGA